The genome window AAACATCCGCTGCAAACGTCGTTTATTCAGAACCCTGTCACGCAAGCGGAATGGATTCAGAATGCGGAAAAAATCGTTGCCAAATGGCGCCGCGGCGAAGGGCTGGAACGTTTTCATGCCAATGCGTTGCTCCAGGGGATGATCTACGAACTGATCATGGATTATGAACGTGGTCAAGGCGGAGGAGAGTCCGACATGGTGGATGTTGTCGTGTCCTATATATCATCGCATTATCGCCAGAATCTGGAGCTTAAGGAGCTGGCAGCCCTCGCTGGATGCAGTGTAAGGCAGTTGCAGCGACGATTCAAACAAGAGAAGCAGCTCGGGCCAATGGAGTACGTCATCCAGTTGCGGATGGAGAATGCATCTCGAATGCTGCATCATACGGATGCTTCCATTGGGGAAATTGCTGACAAAATGGGCTACCGCGACATGTATTATTTCAGCAGGGCGTTTAAGAAATATTATGGTGTTCCTCCGCTGCGTTATCGACTAGCAGCCGCTTCAGAACTAGATGAAAACTATGCTCAAGCCTTACTGCGGAATCGCACAGCTTCTTCGTACGAGTCGGCCCAAGGTCCGGTGATCTGCCATATGCGAGGTGAATATCAAGTTACTGAATCACCACAGCGTATCGCCGTACTGGATGTTCAATATGCCGATCATTTGCTCGCGCTTGGGTTGTCTCCAGTAGGAAGCGTAGGATCGGGAAGTGCCGTGGTCAATTTCCCTCAATATATCCGAGCAGGACTTCAGGGTACCGAATTACTCGGAACGTATGAGTATCCTGATCTGCTTGCTTTAGAACAATTGTCACCGGATCTGATTATTTGCACCGAGGTGCATGATCAGCATCATGAACGGTTAAGCCGGATTGCTCCAGTGATTATGTTCAAGCGTAATGAGAGCTGGCAGACCATCCTGGGTCTGTTCGGTGAACTGACAGGCAAGCGGGCAGAAGCAAAGCGTATACTTGCGGATTATCATCGACGTACTGCTTTGCTGTCCGAAGAACTGGCTCCGGTACTGGCAGGTAAAAGTGTGGCATTGATTCGTCCGCTGGACTCTCTCGTTCGGGTTCACTCTGCTGCTCATCGTACAGGTGCTGTGTTATACCGTGATCTGGGTCTGCCTGTTCCGTTATTTGTATCCGATACCGCTGACACGGCCTATCATATCTCGGTTGATAGATTACCGGCTGTACAAGCCAGTCATTACTTTTTGCTAAGTAATGAGCTTATGCAGGATGGGATATCCGCGACAGAACAGCGTGTGTGGGGGATGCTGGATACAGGTGAGCGACAGCAAATACATTCCGTAGATGCTGCGACATGGATCGGGTGCTATGGGCCGATGGGGATCAATGGCATTGTGGATCAGATTGAGCAGGCGTTGTTGGGGTGAGCGGTGGTTATTGGTGCTAGGCGCTTGCAGCGAATGATGGTACTTTCACCTTTTAAAAGTTGATATATTCCAAAAGCATCGGAAGGTCGTCGGAATCCCTATGGGATGAAGAACGGCCTATTTGTTTTATTACTATAATGCAAGGTTGCACTGCATAATCGCATTCAACGCAACCTTGCATATATTCAGCGTATGCAAAGCCCATTAGATTGTATGGATGAGGTTTTGAGAAAATTAATAAATCTCCCTTATACTCCAATTTAGTTTCGCAATTGTAACAATATGGGTTAATATATACGTAGTTCAGGCACTAGTAGGAGGTAATTCAGTGAGAAAAAATATTGCAATAATCATACTAATGGTTGGATTGATCATAAGCATGTACTTCAACTATCAATTCAAAGCGTACAAAGACAATCAAGAAGTGGATTACACGGTTAAACTGAATCATGGAACCGAAATTGGTATAAAAGAATCCATCTACAATCTAGATAATGTGATCAAAAGCTTAGAGGACAATTCTTCGAAGGAAACAGTCATACACGCATTAGGAAATGTGGCCGTATCTTTGAAAGTGGGTGAAGAATCATTCGTATTTCTGAATTCCGACTTCAGGGAAGATCAGTTATCATCAACCAATTTAATCTATAATGTGTTTAGAGATATGTATACGTATATAAGTGTAGAAATCACAGACGACATTTTATCGAATAAGATATCGCTCGAAAATGAATCGAGAAATCAACTGATTAAGGATCTAGGAGTGCTTAAACAAGATTTGGAGTATATTGATAGTCAATTTAACGAGGATATTCTGAAAGAACAAAATCCTAAGTGGATTGAAAACAAATGGAAAGAGTTAATTGGAGAGATTGTAAATCGAAATACGGAATATAAGTTATATGAAAGAATTAAAATGAAATACAACTTATAAGTTGTTTGTGGAAGGAAATTTACATCTAAATAACAACATATCTACGCAGTGTTGCTTTATCTTCTTGGCCTGCTGAGGCTATTCAAAGAAGTGGAGTCAGCAGGTAACCCTACACTATCTTACCGCGTTTCGGCAAGTCGCTGCACTCTTTAAGGTAGTTAGGGTTTGTAGATACACGAACGTTATGTGAGATTCACGATAAAACTTTTTGGGGAGAACGGATGGAACAATTAAAAATTATCAAAAAACCTCCATACTTTAAGATTCTAAATTGTAATGTCACCGAGGTTCTAGATGGATTACTAATAGAAGATAATTATATTTTATTTTTAGATATTTACCATGAAGAAGATATCGATACCTACTTATCTAAAAATAAAATAATAAATTTAGATAATATGATACGAGTAATCAATGATTCAAATAAGATAAGTTTTATACCTTATATCAAATCGAAGAAAGATTTATTAAATCAATTTAGGTATCAGGACTGGGATTTTTCATGTATTGTCTTTGACGAAAATTTAAAGTGTCTTTTCTACATAAGAGGGATAGAAGATGCAGGAGAGAATGGAATTAGAATAAAAGAAATGGAGTCCAATCTATATAATAAGTACTTTTTTAATTATCAAGAGTAGATGGTAACTCTTACACAGGCGAGAGCTGCTGCCCCCGTGATACTCAGCAATCAATGAAGCTGAATGAATGTCAGAAATGCTTAACGTGAAGTGAAAGACAATAAGGAGGGGAATAATGAAGCTTTTTCGTGGAAAAGAAGCCTTAATCCAAGGTGCTATGTGTGTAAAACCTTCAATATATACGCCGCTTGGAACAATTGAAATTTCACTTGTTGTCTCCAGCGAATATTATCTTCCTAATCAATGTTCTCAGCTCAAACATGGCGGATCACTTAACCAGTATTACTACGACTCGTTTGATTGCGAGTTAGTGCTCTGTAATCTGAACCATAGTCATGCTTCACATCAGGAGGTTGAGGGATACTGGGGAGCCGTATTTAGAATCAAACCCAATACCAATCATCAGATAATTACGTGTAGCGTTTCTGCTTCGTGGAAAGAGGGCTACAATTGGGAAGTTTATGGAGCTGACACGGGAGAAAATCTTGAAGCTGTAGAATATGAGAATGAACAATACCATTTACACATAGGAACCCAAGATGCACCTCTGATAATGGGGAAAAGAAAGCAATGTGATATGAATACTAAATCTTTAGATTTAGATTCTGTGAGGTATAGTATTGTTTTACCTACTGATCAAGGCATTGAAATATCTATGGCACATATGGATTCCCACGAGATATACCAAGTACATTTTTTGATAGCGTGGAATAGAAAAATAGAAGAGGATATTTCTACTTGGTTAGCTGTAGACCAGCCTACCAAAGAAATCTTAAAGGTAGAAGGTGTTTGGTGATATTATCCAAATTAAACATAGTCTATGCGTAATTACGTCCCATATGTTTTTACTGAATCCAGCAGTCGCTAGGTCCTAAATACAGGAACGCTACGCTTGATCAGTATCTACCATATAATCTATAAGGAGCAGCTATGAACGAAAAAATTAAAGCGAAATTAAAAAAGCAATTGCTATTCATCGTTCTATTTATTTTTATTATTGCAATTCAATTAACTACCAGATATTTCGCATATCATCCTCCTGTATGGACAACTGCATTATCAACTTTTTGCTTTATTATTTTTTGTATACTCGGCCTTGTAACATACCTTGATCTCAAGAAACAAGAGCAGTTCATAACGATTGGACAAATCGTAGATGTGAGATTGAACAAAAATATCATCGTAGTTAAAGGATTGGGACGAGGTAATAGCAAGATTTTAATCAAAGATAGTCATATTTTGAATATGATGCAGCCAAATGACCTCATTGAAATCACGAGATTAAAATATACAAAAACAATAACGAAAAAAGTGTATAAAGACCAGGAGATAGAACTTTGATCAAGTAGTGGGAGAGATAAGTATTTTACATAATAATAAGAGCATTTTTGGATGTACATCTAAGGTAGAAGGAGAGAATGGATATGGACAACATAATTTCTCATCATTGCAACCTAAATATAAGATATGACCTGCCTGATGAGGTGTGGGCTAAAATTGCTAAAGTATATGAGCGTATGCCAGGCTGGATGGGTTATAACAGTGGAATTCCATACTGGTTTGGTACTGAAGAGGATGAAGTCTTCATTGAAGCATCCGTTGAGCCTAGTGGGTTATCCTTTTATGCGCAGATGAATAGCGAGGATTGGACTTCTTGGATAGAATCATTTAAGTTGGAAGCGTCAAAAGTGTTGGGCTTTGATGTTGGTGAGCCTGAAGATGGATATGTGTGATAAATGTTAATTAATTGAGGATGTCCACGGTAAGGGCGGATGACATCGGTATCTGGATGAATAGGTCCCAATTATCAATGGTAAGCTATTCAGTGGCATGATAACTCAACCAAGCTGTGTGAAATCTATAGTGAAGCATTTAAGATGGAGAATCTTAACCAAAAAAATGATCTAAAAAGGATAAAAAGAGAAAATGATAAACTCTATTAGCATTGATGAACGGAACGGGACCACATTTAATGAAGAGATCGTTATGAATCCTACATGGCTAGACAGTTTACGTTTTTTGAAGAAACTCGATGGAGATAAATTTACATTAGTTTTTTTGGAGGTTTCAGACACAGATTCAGCTTTAGTTGGAGGCGGACCGGAATATTTTGTTGTGTCCATTACAATGGATGAACATATATATACGCTTATGAACGATAAGCAGGGAAACAGTGAAATTTCTCTAGTGATTGGTGGTCAGTTAGGGAATTATTGCGATAACATTTGCATAGAATTAATGCCCATGCTTGAAGTACTAAAGTATTTTTATGAAACCGGGAAACTACACGAATCATATCAATGGAAAGAAGAATAATAATTACTGGTCAGTTAGGGTTCTCGGGCTTGTAACACCAAATATGATGTGAAATTGTATTAGAAGAGTTGGAGTAGGTGAGATCCACACATCTATTTCAAAAAGGTGAAACTCCTGAAAGACAAAACCGAAGTAATGGCGACACTTAGCATACATTGGGTTGTGAGTACAGAAGCTTTATATGAAACTTTCTGATGAAGAGATAATTAATAAATTTATTTATACATAATCTGCAGTGAAAATATCCATAATTTGACTAAATTAAGTTTAAGAAAAACTGTATTCTGAGGAGAATATTCTCAAACATACTAGAAAGATAAACGTTATGTTTCTTCATTTGGATGAAATATTAATTAATTTATAGCAGGGATGCGGGAATTCTGAAAAAAATTTTGAAGTCAATCTACTTATTATCTGCTGTAGGAGTCGGCGTTGGATGTTTTTATTCATTCATATTTTTTATTTTTAATATTGGTGGTGGTTTTATTAGTAATGATAATAAGCCTGCCGCTTTCGGGATCGCTGCTTTGGCAATAGTAGGAACAATCGTTTTTTTACTGCTTGGTAGACTCATTTACAATTCTAACTCCTATATTGGCCCAAGTATTGTAATCATAGTTGTTACGGCTATGCTGACTTTGCCAGTTGTAAATGTGGCTGATAATGTGATTGGTACTTATCAAACACACCGTGCGAAGCCTTATGTGGAAAGTTATATGAATGAGTTAAAAACAGGTTTTGTTGAAACAATAGCACCATTGGAATTTGATTTTAACGAAAGCAAGACTGAAACTCTACGTTACTGGAGTAGTAATGGACATGATATTTGGATCAAATTAAGAAAGAAGAATGAAACACTAACATCAGAGGATTT of Paenibacillus sp. FSL R5-0517 contains these proteins:
- a CDS encoding helix-turn-helix domain-containing protein, which produces MPLQEQTSLWSDTTIKMLDGYSGTLQTSSVLSETELTSNVLLLAIGGEGELAMNGEVCHIGASFACHVAKGTSFTLTARSDELYYILIMYEASSLEGASHALPSYRKHPLQTSFIQNPVTQAEWIQNAEKIVAKWRRGEGLERFHANALLQGMIYELIMDYERGQGGGESDMVDVVVSYISSHYRQNLELKELAALAGCSVRQLQRRFKQEKQLGPMEYVIQLRMENASRMLHHTDASIGEIADKMGYRDMYYFSRAFKKYYGVPPLRYRLAAASELDENYAQALLRNRTASSYESAQGPVICHMRGEYQVTESPQRIAVLDVQYADHLLALGLSPVGSVGSGSAVVNFPQYIRAGLQGTELLGTYEYPDLLALEQLSPDLIICTEVHDQHHERLSRIAPVIMFKRNESWQTILGLFGELTGKRAEAKRILADYHRRTALLSEELAPVLAGKSVALIRPLDSLVRVHSAAHRTGAVLYRDLGLPVPLFVSDTADTAYHISVDRLPAVQASHYFLLSNELMQDGISATEQRVWGMLDTGERQQIHSVDAATWIGCYGPMGINGIVDQIEQALLG
- a CDS encoding oxidoreductase; the encoded protein is MRKNIAIIILMVGLIISMYFNYQFKAYKDNQEVDYTVKLNHGTEIGIKESIYNLDNVIKSLEDNSSKETVIHALGNVAVSLKVGEESFVFLNSDFREDQLSSTNLIYNVFRDMYTYISVEITDDILSNKISLENESRNQLIKDLGVLKQDLEYIDSQFNEDILKEQNPKWIENKWKELIGEIVNRNTEYKLYERIKMKYNL